A genomic window from Gemmatimonadaceae bacterium includes:
- a CDS encoding UvrD-helicase domain-containing protein gives MPVTQAQLTAAKAVQDAAAHDTSNQVRLVAGPGSGKSFSIAERIRWLVASGTPPEAIWAVSFTNAATEDLRDGIRKRCATVPGIEKARITTLHSLALTILSAGKKLSYYPVRPRVL, from the coding sequence GTGCCAGTAACGCAAGCTCAGCTCACTGCCGCCAAGGCGGTCCAAGACGCCGCAGCACACGACACCAGCAATCAGGTTCGACTCGTTGCAGGGCCCGGATCCGGAAAGTCGTTCTCGATCGCAGAACGAATTCGGTGGCTCGTGGCCAGTGGGACGCCGCCCGAGGCAATCTGGGCGGTGTCCTTCACTAACGCTGCGACCGAGGATCTTCGTGATGGCATCCGGAAGAGATGCGCGACGGTTCCTGGCATTGAGAAGGCACGAATTACGACGCTGCATTCTCTGGCACTGACGATCCTGTCGGCCGGCAAGAAGCTGTCGTACTACCCCGTGCGGCCGCGCGTGCTTTGA